The following coding sequences are from one Venturia canescens isolate UGA chromosome 5, ASM1945775v1, whole genome shotgun sequence window:
- the LOC122411104 gene encoding uncharacterized protein isoform X1 yields the protein MPTSLSREEVKNLLSSLLIARKEALTTGVPIVKLDYDFKEETGIRIPFREFGHGCLVDFLRSLPDGLSIRPSNGMHYAYPVVSEKTQHVSNLVAGQNRRKMARPTRRLHKPSAYYPKVQLPPMRLSSKQLTEIAKLVKNNVNGIHHSRVLDFVKKNLDAHINWMDLKRQLADIAHEVEVAGDWLYPAVSPYRHQEYKQPQPRDASTSEESRANSQPSQFNERKATCRPAGFSHSEDDDCSKDFYAEANEKIVQKEDNKPKENHPSNEKTPVYPTSTSDKNETVKCPPGFHELQETTSTNDDATDNEAISHLINERTRIRLQKLIEKHPDGIWCADLPQLYRNEYTIPLNYEELGFVSVIEFVSHLPGIFQSTRPQDKGDFKLYNAKTGIPDAKPRERPKVATLATLHNIYEQYVEPTEAIPSVLSKLTMDKLIPDGVMTANETVAQICVTELNRGINEYINVIVCDVYTPTFFWIQLFRRIPKFQSFMNELHAFYEREAKKYVLPLAVMEKGMNCACTYDGKWHRAIIKTVRPDNYVTVLFYDYGTIKSYPAESIHFLHRKFSNIPAQAIPCGLYNVKPVSGTQWPWNVACEFVNRTTNVPLVATIASIDTDTNSMMVALTNTDGPEDFHINDWMVQSGFAVYGSMVRIRPRNYPFRRFLECKSRISPQSGKELLSSDTSEIYSKANNARIENDLMEKRDFYDSLLKLHRVSRLGKISASPLLVDDSTGEECENRRFSSGNCEESVVKDENKTSQAKLDSGTRDQKINKKLLKDLCESHQSRKLSEADRTTESDSPYRGDRGPTNLSLSGHFLNSDVRKNQHSNVENPQSSMRKQCITEIPTDDSSMTDEDRAVNPPNEVVPLHLRNSGPIESLPEFGTLHSRFGGNGRMEFIDWSMASKPDKIDKKATNIPSRPTEIGEKISKDVTKHESKVQERRNHESNKSLKELESRSDVTGKENTDNSNWDGPKKLPVARRALWDLVKKKRDQSSSGSGETECEKEMKGREGEANVDSVKKKTPIFFHIEEMKVPTTINNGADGDKGHWKAVPLEDIKKLIKNSETKKKVSITKKNHKLLRNEEPSNLPKADKCFVRIVDEVILSDCAKVESAPALLRGNIKPIKDIKPRLKMMKNRLKEQRQERVKLFIPDRIMNIIRSEVLKDSSDDDQAVDSSSSQSKESKTLSESLSERDESSDSAVQSTKSVNLIEFSDSKDSSSEISTGQPIQKSSALEINLIADIGESSTNKPDLLSNIKGSSCNTEEPGEKGSVSDSPQDTNAWLQNVCLKSKTPLQNLIHSHANSTFNSTLDSDDLSFEETKIGKDKTFVAVDSPLISINNSLIEERSLKNGANASLTLVNEELCDLQKKMENNDHKKENELMTVSSKPRASEEVPVFDDLNLESNDDEWDYSPGWRLPEVPETCETVNNCPEPSGSQSVVIEEVNSEQIDPSDESSIEMSEDIDIDTRSHGSSRQETDTDPPAKDCKSITIDDDSFAYAKLNLTEDSMFNKSELPLDDDESRTPSRSCDFRNDKKPLIDPNSSSNDESLTQNATPEQSSLSGYKRYSILSEIQKSPMLNKPNTFAALDDSSSGEKSDTSYKISLIKALKRYF from the exons ATGCCGACCTCACTGTCCAGAGAGGAAGTTAAGAACCTCTTGTCTTCCCTGTTGATAGCAAGGAAAGAGGCGCTTACAACAGGTGTGCCAATAGTTAAATTGGACTACGACTTCAAAGAAGAAACTGGTATACGCATACCATTCAGAGAATTTGGTCATGGATGTCTGGTGGATTTTCTACGGAGTCTACCTGATGGATTGAGCATAAGACCTTCCAACGGAATGCATTATGCTTATCCGGTAGTGTCGGAGAAAACGCAACATGTGAGTAATCTGGTTGCTGGTCAGAATCGCAGAAAAATGGCTCGTCCGACAAGGAGATTGCACAAGCCAAGCGCCTATTATCCAAAAGTTCAATTGCCGCCAATGAGATTAAGCAGTAAGCAGTTGACAGAGATAGCAAAACTCGTGAAGAATAATGTAAACGGTATCCATCACAGTCGAGTTcttgatttcgtgaaaaaaaacttggatgCTCACATCAACTGGATGGATTTGAAGCGGCAGTTGGCAGACATTGCTCATGAGGTAGAAGTTGCAGGTGACTGGTTGTATCCGGCGGTTTCACCGTACCGTCATCAGGAATATAAACAGCCGCAACCTCGAGATGCCTCCACAAGTGAAGAATCTCGAGCCAACAGCCAGCCTTCGCAAtttaatgaaagaaaagcCACCTGCAGGCCAGCTGGATTTTCCCACAGCGAAGACGATGACTGTAGCAAAGATTTCTATGCCGAAGCGAATGAAAAGATCGTGCAAAAGGAGGACAATAAACCAAAAGAAAACCATccatcaaatgaaaaaacaccCGTTTATCCCACGTCCACTTCTGACAAAAATGAGACCGTTAAGTGTCCACCGGGTTTCCATGAGCTGCAAGAAACAACCTCCACCAACGACGACGCAACCGATAACGAAGCGATAAGCCATCTCATTAACGAACGAACGCGAATCCGCTTGCAGAAACTCATCGAAAAACATCCTGATGGTATCTGGTGCGCTGATTTGCCTCAATTATACCGAAACGAATATACGATTCCTCTCAACTACGAAGAACTTGGCTTCGTCAGCGTTATCGAGTTTGTGTCTCATCTGCCAGGGATCTTTCAATCAACGAGACCACAAGACAAAGGGGATTTCAAACTGTATAATGCTAAAACTGGCATTCCAGACGCCAAGCCTCGTGAAAGACCTAAAGTTGCCACTCTCGCTACTCTTCACAACATCTATGAACAGTATGTCGAACCAACTGAAGCAATCCCGTCTGTTTTG tcaAAATTAACAATGGATAAACTTATCCCCGACGGAGTGATGACAGCGAACGAGACGGTGGCGCAAATTTGTGTCACGGAGTTGAATCGTGGTATTAACGAATACATCAACGTGATAGTTTGCGACGTTTATACACCGACATTCTTTTGGATACAATTGTTTCGGCGAATCCCCAAATTCCAAAGCTTCATGAACGAACTTCA cGCTTTTTACGAACGTGAGGCTAAAAAATACGTGCTACCGTTGGCTGTGATGGAGAAAGGGATGAATTGTGCTTGTACATATGATGGTAAATGGCACAGAGCCATTATCAAGACTGTCAGGCCAGACAATTACGTTact GTTTTGTTCTACGATTATGGAACCATCAAGAGTTATCCAGCGGAATCCATACACTTTTTGCATCGCAAGTTTTCGAATATACCAGCGCAGGCGATACCTTGTGGCTTGTACAACGTGAAACCTGTGTCAGGAACTCAATGGCCGTGGAACGTTGCATGTGAATTTGTTAATAGAACAACGAACGTGCCACTCGTTGCTACGATAGCTTCGATAGACACAGAT ACGAATTCGATGATGGTGGCGTTGACAAACACCGACGGACCCGAGGATTTCCACATAAACGATTGGATGGTTCAAAGCGGTTTCGCGGTTTATGGATCTATGGTTCGTATCAGGCCACGGAACTATCCATTCCGACGTTTCTTGGAATGCAAGTCTCGCATTTCCCCACAAAGTGGTAAAGAGCTCTTGTCGAGCGATACAAGTGAGATTTACTCAAAAGCGAATAACGCACGGATCGAGAACGATTTAATGGAAAAGCGCGATTTTTACGATAGTTTGTTAAAATTACATCGTGTATCAAGGCTCGGTAAAATTTCAGCGTCACCATTGTTAGTTGACGACAGCACGGGAGAGGAATGCGAGAATCGTCGTTTTTCGTCAGGAAACTGTGAAGAGAGCGTTGTCAAGGACGAGAATAAAACGAGCCAAGCGAAATTGGATTCCGGTACACGCgatcaaaaaatcaataaaaaactgctCAAAGATCTGTGTGAATCACATCAGAGTCGCAAACTATCGGAAGCCGATAGAACTACCGAGAGTGATTCACCGTACCGTGGAGATCGGGGTCCTACGAACCTCTCTCTATCCGGGCACTTTTTGAATAGTGACGTTCGTAAAAACCAGCATTCTAATGTTGAAAATCCCCAGTCAAGTATGAGGAAACAATGCATCACGGAAATTCCCACTGACGACAGCAGCATGACCGATGAGGATCGAGCTGTCAATCCGCCGAACGAAGTCGTTCCCTTACATCTCCGAAATTCTGGCCCAATCGAAAGTTTACCTGAATTTGGAACATTGCATAGCAGATTCGGCGGCAACGGTCGTATGGAATTCATTGATTGGTCAATGGCTTCGAAACCTgataaaattgacaaaaaagcAACGAATATTCCTAGTCGTCCGACTGAaatcggagaaaaaataagtaaGGATGTTACTAAGCATGAATCAAAGGTGCAGGAACGGCGTAATCACGAGAGTAATAAATCCCTTAAGGAGCTTGAATCTCGCTCGGACGTTACTGGGAAAGAAAACACTGATAATTCAAATTGGGATGGGCCGAAGAAACTTCCAGTGGCTAGAAGAGCCTTATGGGATCTcgtgaagaaaaagagagaccaAAGTTCTTCTGGCTCTGGCGAAACAGAATGCGAAAAGGAGATGAAAGGCCGTGAAGGAGAGGCAAATGTCGactcagtaaaaaaaaaaacgccaattttttttcacatcgagGAAATGAAGGTTCCGACGACGATAAATAATGGTGCGGATGGTGATAAAGGTCATTGGAAGGCTGTTCCACTggaggatataaaaaaattgatcaaaaattCAGAGACTAAAAAAAAGGTATCGAtcacaaagaaaaatcataaattactaAGAAACGAAGAGCCTTCGAACCTCCCAAAAGCTGATAAATGTTTCGTACGAATTGTCGATGAAGTTATACTCTCAGATTGTGCGAAGGTTGAATCAGCACCTGCACTACTCAGAGGAAATATTAAACCGATAAAGGACATAAAACCTcggttgaaaatgatgaagaacAGACTGAAAGAGCAGCGCCAAGAGCGTGTAAAACTATTTATACCGGACAGAATAATGAATATTATACGAAGCGAGGTGTTGAAGGACAGTTCGGACGATGATCAGGCTGTCGATTCGAGCTCGTCACAGAGCAAAGAGTCGAAAACTTTGTCGGAGTCGTTGAGCGAGAGGGATGAGAGTTCGGATTCTGCTGTACAATCAACAAAGTCAGTAAATTTAATTGAGTTTTCGGACTCGAAGGATTCCTCGAGTGAAATATCGACTGGGCAACCGATTCAGAAATCTTCTGCAttggaaataaatttaatcGCGGACATCGGTGAATCGAGTACGAACAAACCGGATTTGCTCTCGAATATCAAGGGATCAAGCTGCAATACTGAAGAACCTGGTGAAAAGGGGTCCGTTTCAGATTCACCACAAGACACGAATGCTTGGCTCCAAAATGTTTGTCTTAAATCGAAGACGCCACTGCAAAACTTGATTCACTCGCACGCGAATAGTACCTTCAACTCCACTCTCGATTCCGACGATTTATCGTTCGAGGAAACCAAGATCGGGAAAGATAAGACATTTGTTGCAGTAGATTCGCCTCTTATTTCCATTAATAATTCTCTAATTGAAGAACgaagtttgaaaaatggaGCCAACGCTTCGCTAACGCTGGTGAACGAGGAACTCTGTGATCTGCAGAAAAAGATGGAGAATAACGAccacaaaaaagaaaacgaactAATGACTGTCTCGTCAAAACCTCGTGCCTCTGAAGAGGTTCCAGTCTTCGACGATTTGAATCTCGAGTCTAACGATGACGAGTGGGATTACTCTCCCGGATGGCGTCTTCCTGAGGTTCCCGAAACTTGTGAAACAGTGAACAATTGTCCAGAACCTTCTGGAAGTCAATCGGTCGTTATTGAAGAAGTGAATTCGGAGCAGATCGACCCGAGCGACGAGAGCAGTATCGAAATGTCCGAAGACATTGACATCGATACGAGGTCGCACGGTTCCTCGAGACAGGAAACTGACACCGACCCGCCGGCGAAGGACTGTAAATCTATTACGATTGACGACGATTCGTTTGCTTATGCGAAATTAAATCTCACCGAAGATTCCATGTTCAACAAATCGGAATTGCCTCTCGATGACGACGAATCTCGCACGCCCTCCCGATCCtgcgattttcgaaatgaCAAAAAACCTCTCATCGATCCAAATTCTTCTTCGAACGACGAATCTCTAACGCAAAACGCTACTCCCGAACAATCTTCGTTATCCGGTTACAAACGTTATTCGATTTTGAGTGAAATTCAGAAATCGCCGATGCTCAATAAGCCCAACACTTTTGCGGCTCTTGACGATAGCTCATCCGGGGAAAAATCGGACACTAGTTACAAAATTTCCCTCATCAAAGCTCTAAAACgttatttttga